In Candidatus Defluviilinea proxima, a single genomic region encodes these proteins:
- a CDS encoding ABC-2 family transporter protein gives MQTIGEYIRLYFIIETQYIKARMQYRADFIISSIGMFFSSLATLGVFWIILESVPDLAGWSLMEMVFIYAFYMIAISPMQILFDHAWQIRFHIQQGTFLKYYFRPLNMMFYYMSEMFDLKGITQLIVGFGLLIYASIQLHIDWTLARFFLLLMTLFSAALVQISIIVSAACAAFWVVNSYPVLGLAWRLREFSPYPMTIFDGAFRFTFTYIIPIGFVAFYPSQLFLRPEEVSPLIYFSPIIGIGLFAITYWIWTKGVNSYTGTGS, from the coding sequence ATGCAGACCATCGGCGAATACATCCGTCTCTACTTCATTATCGAGACTCAGTACATCAAAGCGCGCATGCAATATCGCGCAGACTTTATCATCAGCTCCATCGGGATGTTCTTCTCAAGTCTCGCTACATTGGGCGTCTTTTGGATCATTCTCGAATCAGTGCCAGACCTCGCGGGCTGGTCACTGATGGAAATGGTCTTCATCTACGCCTTTTATATGATCGCCATCTCACCGATGCAGATCCTTTTCGACCACGCCTGGCAGATCCGTTTTCACATTCAACAAGGCACGTTCCTCAAGTATTACTTCCGTCCGCTCAACATGATGTTCTACTACATGTCCGAGATGTTCGATCTAAAAGGCATCACACAATTGATTGTTGGTTTTGGTCTACTGATCTATGCATCCATTCAGCTTCACATTGATTGGACACTGGCACGCTTCTTCCTCCTGCTCATGACATTATTCAGCGCGGCACTTGTACAAATTTCCATCATTGTCTCTGCGGCATGCGCAGCGTTTTGGGTCGTCAATTCATATCCCGTTCTTGGTCTCGCGTGGCGTCTGCGTGAGTTCTCCCCCTACCCCATGACCATCTTCGATGGCGCCTTCCGATTCACATTCACCTACATCATCCCCATCGGCTTTGTGGCGTTCTACCCATCACAACTTTTCCTGCGCCCAGAAGAAGTCTCACCCCTGATCTACTTCTCCCCCATCATCGGCATTGGACTCTTTGCCATCACCTACTGGATCTGGACAAAGGGCGTGAACTCCTACACCGGTACAGGATCATAA
- a CDS encoding ABC-2 family transporter protein, with protein sequence MKKYLAVTRGSFTMGIVYRFGFIFAILGNIVYLGVAYYLWKSIYRHADVIHGLTFNETFLYVGLGSAIFILLKTYADWFIHYDIREGTIANYLIKPIDVGLYSLFFSFGFFLTNVVAITAPTFLLLIFVFKVQFTLGPGLFLFPISLLLAFFISFFFDYFVGLFGFYTESVWGLSTSKEIIITVFSGALIPLQFFPDAIQKVLYWLPFQAIYHTPLMMITRPEQSWSVFLPMLGVQLFWTAALFIGTRLFYNQAVKVLRISGG encoded by the coding sequence ATGAAAAAATATCTCGCCGTCACACGAGGCTCGTTCACGATGGGCATTGTCTATCGGTTCGGGTTCATCTTCGCCATTCTGGGCAACATCGTTTATTTGGGTGTCGCTTACTATTTATGGAAGAGTATCTACAGACACGCCGATGTTATCCATGGATTGACATTCAATGAAACATTTCTGTATGTCGGCTTGGGAAGCGCCATTTTCATACTGCTCAAAACCTATGCAGACTGGTTCATCCATTACGACATCCGCGAAGGCACCATCGCCAACTATCTCATCAAGCCCATTGACGTTGGGTTGTACTCGCTCTTCTTTAGTTTCGGTTTCTTTCTCACAAATGTTGTCGCGATCACCGCGCCTACATTCCTTCTATTAATATTCGTGTTCAAAGTACAGTTCACGCTTGGGCCCGGGCTATTCCTATTTCCGATCAGTCTCTTGCTGGCGTTTTTCATCAGTTTCTTCTTCGATTACTTCGTTGGCTTGTTCGGTTTTTATACTGAATCAGTTTGGGGCCTGAGCACATCCAAAGAGATCATCATCACCGTCTTTTCAGGTGCGCTTATCCCTTTACAGTTCTTCCCTGATGCCATTCAAAAGGTTTTGTACTGGCTTCCGTTTCAGGCTATTTATCACACACCCCTGATGATGATCACGCGCCCTGAACAAAGTTGGAGTGTTTTTCTCCCCATGTTGGGTGTGCAACTTTTTTGGACTGCGGCACTATTCATTGGCACACGTTTATTCTATAACCAAGCTGTCAAAGTGCTTCGGATCAGTGGAGGCTAA
- a CDS encoding ATP-binding cassette domain-containing protein has product MSLIHIQNLSKHFKILNRREGLGGAFRDLFSGSYRTVEAVADISFDIEAGEIVGYIGPNGAGKSTTIKMMTGILKPTGGVIQVNGMVPYDNRIKQAQIMGVVFGQRSQLWWDLPVIESFKILKEIYKVDQKTFDHHMELFNDLVGLKSLYSQQVRTLSLGQRMLCDITASFLHNPQVVFLDEPTIGLDISVKAKIRSVIKELNRERNTTIILTTHDLGDVEALCHRIIIIDKGKILYDGKATQVHTLFGAYRTLKLQVDNFSATTIHDLQNKLTEKFGADHGIVVSETEEFWTDITIDQARTPLSDVLNTVMTNFPVADVRIVEISMENVVQKVYDGALA; this is encoded by the coding sequence ATGAGTCTCATTCACATACAAAATCTCAGTAAACACTTTAAGATCCTTAACCGCCGTGAAGGTTTGGGTGGCGCATTCCGCGATCTGTTCTCGGGTAGTTATCGGACCGTTGAAGCAGTAGCAGATATCTCGTTCGATATTGAAGCGGGAGAGATCGTCGGCTATATCGGCCCGAACGGTGCAGGCAAGTCCACTACGATCAAGATGATGACGGGCATCCTGAAACCAACAGGTGGAGTCATTCAAGTCAATGGCATGGTTCCGTACGATAACCGCATCAAGCAGGCGCAGATCATGGGCGTGGTATTCGGTCAACGCTCGCAGTTGTGGTGGGACCTGCCCGTGATCGAGTCATTCAAGATCTTGAAAGAGATATATAAAGTGGATCAAAAGACCTTCGACCATCACATGGAGTTGTTCAACGACCTCGTGGGACTCAAGTCTTTATATTCACAACAAGTGCGGACGCTCTCACTCGGACAACGTATGTTGTGCGACATCACCGCGTCTTTCCTTCATAACCCGCAGGTGGTGTTCCTCGATGAACCAACCATCGGCCTCGACATTTCGGTCAAAGCCAAAATACGCTCGGTCATCAAGGAATTGAATCGCGAACGCAACACCACGATCATTTTGACCACACACGATCTTGGCGATGTAGAAGCCTTATGTCATCGCATCATTATCATCGACAAAGGAAAGATCCTGTACGATGGCAAAGCGACGCAAGTCCACACGTTGTTCGGAGCGTATCGCACGTTGAAGCTTCAAGTAGACAACTTCTCAGCAACAACCATTCACGATCTGCAAAACAAGCTCACTGAAAAGTTTGGCGCGGACCATGGCATCGTCGTATCGGAAACCGAAGAATTCTGGACGGACATCACCATCGATCAGGCACGTACACCGCTTTCAGATGTGTTGAATACGGTCATGACCAACTTCCCTGTGGCAGATGTGCGCATCGTGGAGATCTCAATGGAAAACGTCGTGCAGAAGGTGTATGACGGAGCATTGGCATGA